The genomic region TCGGTGTTCGCGACATACCTATTTCATCAGGTTATGTTTCGAATTATGACCGTCTGCTTTGCGGCGGCATTTGGTGTATCGTTGGCCTTGAGTATGAGTACGTCGAAGAAGACAAGAAGTCTACGCCGATCAGAATTGTAAAACTCACGCCAATTCAGATGCCGCACATTGATATGGAGGAAATAAAGAATGGCCGTCGTGCTTTCACTAAGGACGAATGGATTAGCGTACTGCTTCGCTCCACCGGTATGGAAAGCGACCGATTTAGCGAACGAGAGAAGTGGCTGCAACTTGCTCGCATGCTGCCGCTCATCGAAAACAACTTTAATCTCTGTGAGCTAGGCCCCCGCAGCACGGGCAAGTCCCACTTGTATAAGGAGATTTCACCAAATAGCATCCTCGTTTCCGGTGGGCAGACCACTGTCGCCAACCTCTTCTACAATATGTCGAGCAAGACCGTAGGACTTGTAGGACTGTGGGATTGTGTGGCTTTTGACGAGGTGGCGGGCATCACGTTCAAAGATAAAGACGGCATTCAAATCATGAAGGATTACATGGCTTCCGGTTCCTTTGCCAGAGGCAAAGAGGAAAAAGCGGCCTCTGCTTCGATGGTCTTTGTTGGTAACATCAACCAAAGCGTGGAGGTGATACTGAAGACCTCGCACTTGTTTGACCCATTTCCCGAAGCGATGGCCTATGATACGGCCTTTCTCGACCGTATGCATTGCTACATACCGGGCTGGGAGATTCCGAAGTATCGCCCCGAGTCGTTTACCAATGACTATGGCTTTATCACAGACTATCTTGCCGAGTTTATGCGTGAGATGCGAAAAGAGCCATTCGGCGACGTTTGTGACCAATACTTTCGTTTCGGAACAAACCTCAACCAGCGAGACGTTATCGCCGTCAGAAAGATCGTTTCTGGCCTAGCTAAGCTGATCTACCCGAATGGCGAGTTCAGCAAAGAGGATATTAAGGAAATACTGACTTTCGCCCTAGAGATGCGCCGCCGCGTAAAAGAGCAGCTCAAGAAAATCGGCGGCATGGAGTTTTACGATGTGAATTTTTCCTATATCGATAACGAGACTTTTGAAGAACACTATGTTGCTGTGCCAGAACAAGGTGGTGGCAAAATCATCCCTGAAGGGATGACTAATCCAGGTAACTTATATACTATCTCACAAGGCAAAAACGGAATGATAGGCGTATATCGTCTTGAAACGCAGATGCTTCCTGGCAACGGAAAGCTTGAACGCACGGGGTTAGGCCCCGATCGTGAGGCAAAAGAAGCTACAAACACAGCGTTCAACTTTCTGAAAGCGAGCAGCTCGCAAATTAGCAACTCTATCAGCACGACCACCAAGGACTACATCATCAACTACCAGGATCTCAATGGCATCGGGATGACAAAGTTCCTGACGCTGCCCACCGTGATTGCGCTTGCGTCATGCGCTCTGAGCAAGCCGACGCTTTCAAGCCTTGCTGTATTGGGAGAAATCAGTATTAGCGGTACGATACTAAAGGTCGAGGAACTGGCGAGCGTCCTGCAAGTATGCCTCGACAGCGGCGCGAAGAAGGTATTGATACCGATAACGTCCGCCACCGAACTCGGCACAGTTCCAGCAGACCTCATCGGTGCGTTTAGCCTGATA from Anaeromusa acidaminophila DSM 3853 harbors:
- the brxL gene encoding protease Lon-related BREX system protein BrxL, producing MVLENTSYAPETDDANEIIYRKLREHFDGKIVRKDLTKAIKEGANVPVYVLEFLLGQYCSSDDPKIIEDGVRNVKRILSDNFVRPDEAQKVLSSLRERGSYTVIDRITVGLNIKLDRYEADFSNLGVRDIPISSGYVSNYDRLLCGGIWCIVGLEYEYVEEDKKSTPIRIVKLTPIQMPHIDMEEIKNGRRAFTKDEWISVLLRSTGMESDRFSEREKWLQLARMLPLIENNFNLCELGPRSTGKSHLYKEISPNSILVSGGQTTVANLFYNMSSKTVGLVGLWDCVAFDEVAGITFKDKDGIQIMKDYMASGSFARGKEEKAASASMVFVGNINQSVEVILKTSHLFDPFPEAMAYDTAFLDRMHCYIPGWEIPKYRPESFTNDYGFITDYLAEFMREMRKEPFGDVCDQYFRFGTNLNQRDVIAVRKIVSGLAKLIYPNGEFSKEDIKEILTFALEMRRRVKEQLKKIGGMEFYDVNFSYIDNETFEEHYVAVPEQGGGKIIPEGMTNPGNLYTISQGKNGMIGVYRLETQMLPGNGKLERTGLGPDREAKEATNTAFNFLKASSSQISNSISTTTKDYIINYQDLNGIGMTKFLTLPTVIALASCALSKPTLSSLAVLGEISISGTILKVEELASVLQVCLDSGAKKVLIPITSATELGTVPADLIGAFSLIFYSTPQEAVFKALGVE